A genomic region of Hugenholtzia roseola DSM 9546 contains the following coding sequences:
- a CDS encoding dihydrolipoamide acetyltransferase family protein, translated as MARIEMVMPKMGESVMEGTIITWLKKVGDKIEQDESVLEVATDKVDTEVPATHSGILVEILAQEGEVVQIGNPIAVIETEATATAKVAENGQAQSQEKPQEAHQETHQERQEVAPLAAQAQELIESPLVAKTETGRFYSPLVLNIARQEGISMAELEQIAGTGAEGRVTKHDIFAYLKNRKAAPTTNGKAAEPLKTETAQIAKAETIAAVVEERVAPAPSKSDAPLEAVKPAKSYGGNVEIIQMDRMRKMIAQRMVDSKRISPHVTSFVEADVTNIVNWRNKWKRVAQEREGVALTFTPIFIEAVAKAIQDFPKINCSLDGDTIILKKDINVGMAVALPNDNLIVPVIKNANHYNLIGLAKKVNDLAERARINKLSPDDLSEGTYTVSNIGSFGNMLGTPIIMQPQVAILSLGAIIKKPAVVETEHGDMIGIRHMMYLSHSYDHRIVDGALGGRFVRRVADYLEKFDVSRSL; from the coding sequence ATGGCTCGCATAGAAATGGTTATGCCCAAAATGGGCGAAAGCGTCATGGAAGGGACTATCATCACTTGGCTCAAAAAAGTGGGCGACAAGATAGAACAAGACGAATCGGTCTTGGAAGTAGCTACTGACAAGGTAGATACCGAAGTTCCCGCTACTCATTCTGGCATTTTGGTAGAGATTTTGGCACAAGAGGGGGAAGTGGTGCAAATCGGAAATCCTATCGCCGTCATCGAAACAGAAGCCACCGCTACTGCAAAAGTGGCTGAAAATGGGCAGGCACAAAGCCAAGAAAAGCCCCAAGAGGCACACCAAGAAACGCATCAGGAAAGGCAAGAGGTAGCTCCTTTGGCAGCGCAGGCGCAGGAACTTATCGAATCGCCGCTGGTTGCTAAAACCGAAACAGGACGCTTCTATTCGCCCTTAGTTCTCAATATTGCCCGCCAAGAGGGAATTTCTATGGCAGAATTAGAGCAAATTGCAGGCACAGGCGCAGAAGGGCGCGTAACCAAACACGACATCTTTGCCTATCTCAAAAATAGAAAAGCCGCCCCCACTACCAACGGCAAAGCCGCAGAACCGCTCAAAACCGAAACGGCTCAAATTGCCAAAGCGGAAACGATTGCGGCAGTGGTAGAGGAGCGCGTAGCACCTGCACCAAGCAAAAGCGACGCACCTTTGGAAGCCGTCAAGCCTGCTAAATCGTATGGGGGCAATGTAGAAATTATCCAAATGGATAGAATGCGCAAGATGATTGCCCAGCGCATGGTCGACTCGAAGCGCATCTCTCCACACGTAACCTCTTTTGTAGAAGCCGACGTTACCAATATCGTAAATTGGCGCAATAAGTGGAAGCGCGTAGCGCAAGAACGCGAAGGCGTAGCCCTTACTTTTACGCCTATCTTTATCGAGGCGGTAGCAAAGGCAATTCAAGACTTCCCCAAAATTAACTGCTCCTTAGATGGCGATACGATAATTCTTAAAAAGGACATCAACGTGGGCATGGCAGTTGCCCTCCCTAACGACAATCTTATCGTGCCTGTGATTAAAAATGCCAATCATTACAACCTTATCGGTTTGGCAAAAAAGGTCAATGATTTGGCAGAACGCGCTCGCATCAATAAACTCTCACCCGACGATTTGAGCGAAGGCACTTACACCGTTTCCAATATCGGCTCTTTTGGCAATATGCTGGGAACGCCTATCATCATGCAGCCGCAGGTAGCCATTCTTTCTTTGGGTGCAATTATCAAAAAGCCAGCTGTGGTAGAAACCGAACACGGCGATATGATAGGGATTCGCCACATGATGTACCTTTCGCACTCTTACGACCATAGAATTGTAGATGGTGCTTTGGGGGGCAGATTTGTGCGCCGCGTGGCAGACTATTTAGAAAAATTTGATGTAAGTCGTAGCCTATAA
- a CDS encoding TerD family protein, translating into MAISLKKGNSFNLSKSEPALKKILVGLGWEMSSQAKMDLDVSVFMLGSSGKLPADEFFVFYNNLKSPDGSVQHTGDNRTGDDEGDDEMILANLALVSPQVSEILFVVTIHEAQARRHHFGLLQNAYIRIVDVENNREILRYDLDQDFTQYTDMEFGKLTLQNQDWHFTALGIGNQNGLQGFVDKYA; encoded by the coding sequence ATGGCAATTTCTTTGAAAAAAGGCAACTCTTTTAATCTTTCTAAAAGCGAACCCGCGCTCAAAAAAATTTTGGTCGGTTTGGGTTGGGAAATGTCCTCACAGGCAAAGATGGATTTAGACGTTTCTGTGTTTATGTTGGGTAGTTCGGGCAAACTGCCTGCGGACGAGTTTTTCGTTTTTTACAACAATCTCAAATCGCCCGACGGTTCGGTGCAACACACAGGCGATAATCGCACAGGCGATGACGAGGGCGACGACGAAATGATTTTGGCAAATCTTGCCTTAGTGAGTCCCCAAGTGAGCGAAATTCTTTTTGTCGTTACCATACACGAGGCGCAAGCCCGCCGCCACCATTTTGGCTTGCTTCAAAATGCCTATATCCGCATTGTAGATGTGGAAAACAACCGCGAGATTTTGCGCTATGATTTAGACCAAGATTTTACGCAATACACCGACATGGAATTTGGCAAACTGACCCTACAAAATCAGGATTGGCACTTTACTGCCCTTGGCATTGGCAATCAGAACGGCTTACAAGGTTTTGTGGATAAATATGCGTAG
- a CDS encoding tetratricopeptide repeat protein, which yields MNRKFTPSAYRQIIENTDSVSPKQLKKYLEGKLSEKEAHQVEKQLINCSFATEALEGYQQNKALDPTEIAKKLAQDIDKYNRERGFGDGLPTLSNWLRLGSVAAAGLFLVGFVGLIYWQMQGIVYKAEQQNAATALKQSTQAQEAPLLADAPAQTQEAARENENQNQNQDQNPNLPEKPQQEQQSIAQAEPNKSEIDQAQRAAQQAQQAQREATQTPTVIETDDFTIEKKKEKSTDQKDTSGDKTVLKNPEKFTLTQAYQFYQRGEFGAASQLFDFFLTKNPKNAELLFHAAHAHLLNKNHSRAATLFEQLLTQKAELEASRVEESRYYLALAYVELAKKEQAREILQDLVRKKGSFAAKAQQKLNDL from the coding sequence ATGAATCGCAAATTTACCCCTTCGGCTTATCGTCAAATCATTGAAAATACCGATAGTGTTTCGCCTAAGCAGCTCAAAAAATACCTCGAAGGGAAACTTTCCGAAAAAGAAGCCCATCAGGTGGAAAAGCAGCTCATCAACTGCTCCTTCGCTACCGAAGCCTTAGAGGGCTATCAGCAAAATAAGGCTTTAGACCCTACTGAAATTGCAAAGAAATTGGCGCAGGACATCGACAAATACAACCGTGAGCGCGGTTTCGGCGACGGACTCCCAACCCTTAGTAATTGGCTTCGATTGGGGTCTGTGGCTGCCGCAGGCTTGTTTTTGGTCGGATTTGTAGGGCTTATTTATTGGCAGATGCAGGGCATTGTCTATAAAGCCGAGCAGCAAAATGCGGCTACTGCCCTCAAACAAAGCACGCAAGCCCAAGAAGCCCCCCTACTTGCAGACGCACCTGCCCAAACGCAAGAAGCGGCAAGAGAAAACGAAAATCAGAACCAAAATCAAGACCAAAATCCAAATCTGCCAGAAAAGCCACAACAAGAGCAGCAATCTATCGCACAGGCAGAGCCAAACAAATCTGAAATCGACCAAGCACAAAGGGCTGCACAGCAAGCACAGCAAGCACAAAGAGAGGCTACCCAAACGCCTACGGTCATAGAAACAGACGATTTTACTATCGAAAAAAAGAAAGAAAAAAGCACAGACCAAAAGGACACATCAGGCGACAAAACTGTCCTGAAAAATCCCGAAAAATTCACCCTCACACAAGCCTACCAATTTTATCAAAGGGGTGAATTTGGGGCTGCCAGCCAACTTTTTGACTTTTTTCTAACCAAAAATCCAAAAAACGCCGAGCTACTCTTTCATGCCGCCCATGCGCATTTGCTCAACAAAAACCATAGCCGCGCCGCTACCCTTTTCGAGCAACTTCTAACGCAAAAGGCGGAACTCGAAGCCTCGCGCGTGGAGGAAAGCCGCTATTATTTGGCTCTTGCCTATGTAGAATTGGCTAAAAAAGAGCAGGCACGTGAAATTTTGCAAGACCTTGTCAGAAAGAAAGGCAGTTTTGCGGCGAAGGCACAGCAAAAACTCAACGATTTGTAG
- a CDS encoding RNA polymerase sigma factor translates to MKFLKLFSAQNEPKSDLELVELYKQTSDNRHVGELFNRYTHLVFGVCMKYLKDEEESRDAVMLIFEKLLTDLKRFEIQNFAPWLHRLTQNFCLMYLRQKERDFKRTENLKNDVYADMESQTNWHLSDEADPDAPQTQIHNIEEALTHLKENQRLCLVLFYLEEKSYQEVAAQTGFSLGEVKSYIQNGRRNIKKLLGILCVSGSVICLWLFF, encoded by the coding sequence ATGAAATTTTTAAAACTCTTTTCTGCCCAAAACGAACCGAAAAGCGACTTAGAACTCGTCGAATTATACAAACAGACGAGCGACAATCGCCATGTGGGAGAGCTTTTCAATCGTTATACTCACTTGGTCTTTGGGGTCTGTATGAAGTATCTCAAAGATGAAGAGGAGAGCCGTGATGCGGTGATGCTCATTTTCGAAAAACTTCTTACCGACTTAAAACGTTTTGAAATACAGAACTTTGCCCCTTGGCTGCATCGGCTCACCCAAAATTTTTGTCTGATGTATCTTCGGCAAAAAGAAAGGGACTTCAAACGAACCGAAAATCTGAAAAATGACGTATATGCAGATATGGAAAGTCAGACAAATTGGCATCTCTCTGATGAAGCCGACCCTGACGCACCGCAAACTCAAATTCACAACATAGAGGAGGCTCTAACGCATTTGAAAGAAAACCAACGCCTTTGTTTGGTGTTATTCTATTTGGAAGAAAAGAGCTACCAAGAGGTAGCCGCTCAAACAGGCTTTTCGCTGGGCGAAGTAAAGAGCTATATCCAAAACGGACGGCGCAACATCAAAAAGCTATTAGGCATTTTGTGCGTTTCGGGCAGCGTCATCTGTCTATGGCTATTTTTTTAA
- a CDS encoding glutamine synthetase III: protein MAILRFRAIEAAQNRHEQTVTPPASKISDYFGVNVFDRKTMKAYLSPSSFKKLEAAIEKGEKIDGSLADTVASAMKSWAIERGATHFTHWFHPLRGSTAEKHDSFFRLDSEGRAIEEFKGTTLVQQEPDASSFPNGGIRNTFEARGYSAWDPSSPAFLVESGGGKTLCIPSIFVAYTGEALDTKAPLLKSLELLSKSASAVCRFFDKNVTKVTATLGIEQEFFLIDKALYMARPDLMLSGRTLFGHSPARGQQLEDHYFGSIPARIKAFMQDFEIEALKLGIPITTHHNEVAPAQFECAPVFEEVNVAIDHNMLLMDTMSRVADRHNFRVLFHEKPFQGVNGSGKHNNWSMQTNTGKNLLSPTNKPKDNLQFLAFFVNTIKAVHVYSDLLRASIASDANEYRLGANEAPPAIISVFIGEQLTRVLEELENNATVQIGKGDNMYMKLGIDKIPPILLDNTDRNRTSPFAFTGNKFEFRAVGSSANSALPMTTLNTIVANQLQVFHTEVEAAVEKGEKLELAIINILRRYITESKAIRFEGNNYSEEWKQEAQKRGLSNYRSTYDALQAAMSEHCKEVFVKNGIFTEVEMEARHEIQLEKYAQQIQIESRLLGDLAMNNIVPSAIAYQQRLLETISQMRQIGLESETEVMVDTVRRIAKHVTLITHKVKAMINARKDANALDVAESAKAYSQIIKPYFDEIRYSIDKLELLIDDELWKMPKYRELLFIR from the coding sequence ATGGCTATTCTTCGTTTTCGCGCTATCGAGGCTGCACAAAACCGCCACGAACAAACCGTAACGCCGCCTGCTTCCAAGATTTCCGACTACTTCGGGGTCAATGTTTTTGATAGAAAGACCATGAAAGCCTATCTTTCGCCGAGTAGTTTTAAAAAGTTGGAGGCAGCCATTGAAAAAGGTGAAAAAATAGACGGCTCACTTGCCGATACCGTAGCCTCCGCCATGAAAAGTTGGGCAATAGAGCGCGGTGCGACACACTTTACACACTGGTTTCACCCTTTGCGCGGCAGCACCGCTGAAAAACACGACTCTTTTTTCCGCTTAGATAGCGAAGGCAGAGCCATAGAAGAATTTAAAGGCACAACCTTAGTGCAGCAAGAACCCGATGCCTCGTCTTTCCCCAACGGCGGGATTCGCAACACCTTCGAGGCACGCGGATACAGTGCTTGGGACCCCTCCTCGCCTGCTTTTTTGGTAGAAAGTGGCGGCGGCAAAACGCTTTGTATTCCTTCTATTTTTGTCGCTTACACAGGCGAAGCTTTAGATACAAAAGCTCCGCTGCTAAAATCTTTGGAACTATTGAGCAAGTCGGCTTCGGCAGTTTGTCGTTTTTTCGATAAAAACGTAACGAAAGTAACCGCCACTTTGGGCATAGAACAAGAATTTTTCCTCATCGATAAAGCCCTCTACATGGCGCGTCCCGATTTGATGCTTTCAGGCAGAACCCTTTTCGGACATAGCCCTGCACGCGGACAGCAACTCGAAGACCATTACTTCGGCTCGATTCCTGCACGTATCAAAGCCTTTATGCAAGACTTTGAAATTGAGGCACTTAAATTGGGTATTCCCATCACGACCCACCACAACGAAGTTGCGCCTGCTCAATTTGAATGCGCCCCCGTTTTCGAGGAAGTCAATGTAGCGATAGACCACAATATGCTGCTGATGGACACCATGAGCCGCGTAGCGGATAGGCACAATTTTAGGGTACTTTTTCACGAAAAACCCTTTCAAGGAGTCAATGGAAGCGGCAAACACAATAACTGGTCTATGCAGACCAACACAGGCAAAAACCTGCTTTCGCCTACCAACAAACCCAAAGACAACCTACAATTTCTCGCCTTTTTTGTCAATACCATCAAAGCCGTTCATGTCTATTCCGACCTATTGCGGGCAAGTATCGCCTCTGACGCAAATGAGTATCGCTTGGGCGCAAATGAAGCTCCGCCTGCCATTATTTCGGTCTTTATCGGCGAACAGCTCACGCGCGTTTTGGAGGAATTAGAAAATAATGCGACCGTACAAATTGGCAAAGGCGACAATATGTACATGAAGTTGGGCATCGATAAAATTCCACCTATCCTTTTAGACAACACCGACCGCAACCGCACCTCGCCTTTTGCCTTTACAGGTAACAAGTTCGAATTTAGAGCCGTTGGTTCGTCTGCCAATTCAGCCCTTCCAATGACGACGCTCAATACGATTGTCGCCAATCAGCTTCAAGTCTTTCACACCGAAGTAGAAGCAGCCGTAGAAAAAGGCGAAAAGTTGGAATTAGCCATTATCAATATCCTGCGCCGCTACATTACGGAAAGCAAAGCCATTCGCTTCGAAGGCAATAATTACAGCGAAGAATGGAAACAAGAAGCCCAAAAACGCGGACTTTCCAATTATCGTAGCACCTATGACGCATTGCAAGCCGCCATGAGCGAACACTGCAAGGAGGTTTTTGTAAAAAATGGCATCTTTACAGAAGTGGAAATGGAGGCACGCCATGAAATCCAACTCGAAAAATACGCCCAGCAAATCCAAATCGAGTCGCGACTTTTGGGCGACCTTGCCATGAATAATATCGTACCTTCGGCAATCGCCTACCAGCAAAGACTTTTGGAAACTATCAGCCAGATGCGCCAAATCGGTTTGGAAAGCGAAACCGAAGTAATGGTCGATACCGTCCGCCGTATTGCCAAGCATGTAACTTTGATAACGCACAAAGTCAAGGCAATGATTAACGCCCGAAAAGATGCCAATGCGCTCGATGTGGCGGAATCGGCGAAGGCTTATAGCCAAATCATCAAGCCTTATTTTGACGAAATTCGTTATAGCATCGATAAGTTGGAACTTCTGATAGATGACGAACTTTGGAAGATGCCCAAATATCGTGAATTGCTATTTATTAGATAG
- a CDS encoding TerD family protein — MSISLNKKTGINLSKGSRISLEKEGSALQNICIGINWGKIKKKSFFGLLSSDESVDLDGSVALYDGNNRYLETIYFKNLTSSDGAIRHSGDDRSGDSVEDDYDNEVIEISLSKLSMQVAKMVFFINSYLGQDFADIPYSKIRIYEGTPQDIRQVLATFNLSAEAAFGGHTAMLMGKMWRKENGKWDFKALGEPLRAPNISETLQKIEAHFLD, encoded by the coding sequence ATGAGCATTTCGCTAAACAAAAAAACGGGCATCAATCTTTCCAAAGGAAGCCGCATCTCTTTGGAAAAAGAGGGCAGTGCGCTGCAAAATATTTGTATTGGCATCAATTGGGGCAAAATCAAGAAAAAGAGCTTTTTTGGCTTGCTTTCCTCCGACGAATCGGTAGATTTAGATGGCAGCGTTGCCCTTTATGATGGCAATAATCGCTATTTGGAAACGATTTATTTTAAAAATCTCACTTCCAGCGACGGGGCTATCCGACACAGTGGCGACGATAGAAGTGGCGATAGTGTAGAAGATGACTACGATAATGAAGTGATAGAAATTTCATTGTCTAAACTTTCCATGCAGGTAGCCAAAATGGTCTTTTTCATCAACTCTTATTTGGGGCAGGATTTTGCCGACATTCCCTACTCTAAAATTAGAATCTACGAAGGAACGCCGCAAGATATAAGGCAGGTCTTGGCTACCTTCAATTTGTCGGCGGAAGCGGCTTTTGGCGGACATACTGCCATGCTCATGGGAAAGATGTGGCGCAAAGAAAACGGAAAATGGGACTTTAAGGCACTTGGCGAACCGCTACGCGCCCCCAACATTTCGGAAACCTTGCAAAAAATTGAGGCGCACTTTTTAGACTAA